Within the Ostrinia nubilalis chromosome 12, ilOstNubi1.1, whole genome shotgun sequence genome, the region ACATCCCCTAATTTCTAATGAGGAACCTATAGCAAAGTAATAAGAGCCTATTTACCTTGGCACACCTCGCCTGCGAGAATCTGACGTCAGTGGCGAGCGCGTCAAAAAGAGCGCCGCCTGCGTCTTGGTCGCCGTCTTCCTCCAAGTATAGTGGCGTCAGCGCCTGCGCTGCGGAGCGCCAGGTAGACGCACTTGGCAGCTGAAACCAAAGGGTAGTTGACACCATTATCAAACAGACCCAAGACATAACTTCTATAAAAGAACATTTGATGACAAACGAAGATAATGACGTTTGGTTGACGCCATATTGAataagggttttcgcgaatgaaaaataatagacgcgaggtccaaatgctgcatgattggttatttttgacatgacattgacagatatgtcaaaatccaccaatcacgcagcagtcagaccccacatccacgtcccgccatctagcggatctttcattcgcgaaaaccctcattgtgaTTGTATGTAAGActtgatggtgatgatgatttatCCGATAGATTTAAGCcatggtgaccacttcgactCCTAAGTACGCTAGCTTACGTAGCCGATTTTCGCGGCTAACCACCTCGCACATTGAGGGCATCTGAGCACGTCGCACGCATGGACGGGCTTTTAAATCATCGCGCTTCGGGCCCatgcttttgttttgtttagcgTCACAAAGCAAAAAAGACATATTTAGGTTTAtagtttataatttattatttaagtatgtcaaCTAAACTTATTATAAACCTCACCTCAAAGAACGAAGTGCTCATCGCGTACTTCCCCACATTGTCATCGAAGCCCTCACTGAAGGCCAAATCAATATGTCCTTGCAGGAACTGCCTGAAGCCGGGCCGCTCCGCCGGCGGCTCGGGCTCCGCGCCCGTGCACAGCTCGACGAGCCCTCGCACGAGCGAGCTGACGTCACGCTAAgtcaacccaccaccacccatggccataccaaccttgcggttatgctggccgaatcgcgggaggtgtgcgcgtagggttgccaggtgtccggctttagccggacatgtttggctttttacggccttgtccggccaaatattggcttgtccggcctgtccggcttttgttagactttttatgtggctgccgcgccaggcgagaGTCGacttacaaaataatatcaagcgcacgcatcaggatggcttttagggtaaaatgtccggccaaatgaagcacagactccggcttttgtgtttttggacctggcaacggaattgcggctgcctagggcactccaccgcgccacacttcttgactccctacaagttaTTATCTTCGTCCTTGTCCGTATAGTAcagttctcccccttctggggctgaCAATCACTCCACGGATGACACCCTCTGGTGCCGTGCACGCTAGCGGTCCTCCTATGCCAGCCGTACGCGAATTCTCGTCACGctaagtcaagtcaagtcacTGATAACTCACCTCAAAGAACGAAGTGCTCATCGCGTACTTCCCCACATTGTCATCGAAGCCCTCACTAAAGGCCAGGTCTATATGTCCTTGCAGGAACTGCCTGAAGCCGGGCCGCTCCGCCGGCGGCTCGGGCTCCGCGCCCGCGCACAACTCGACGAGCCCGCGCACGAGCGAGCTGATGTCACGCTAAGTCAAGTCAAAAGTCATTGATAACTCACCTCAAAGAACGAAGTGCTCATCGCGTACTTCCCCACATTGTCATCGAAGCCCTCACTAAAGGCCAGGTCTATATGCCCTTGCAGGAACTGCCTGAAGCTGGGCCGCTCCGCCGGCGGCTCGGGCTCCGTGCCCGCGCACAGCTCGACAAGCCCGCGCACGAGCGAGCTGACGTCACGCTAAGTCAAGTCAAAAGTCATTGATAACTCACCTCAAAGAACGAAGTGCTCATCGCGTACTTCCCCACATTGTCATCGAAGCCCTCACTAAAGGCCAGGTCAATATGCCCTTGCAGGAACTGCCTGAAGCCGGGCCGCTCCGCCGGCGGCTCGGGCTCCGCGCCCGCGCACAGCTCGACGAGCCCTCGTACGAGCGAGCTGACGTCACGCTAAGTCAaaccaccaccacccatggccataccaaccttgtggttatactggccgaatcgcgggaggtgtgcgcggaattgcggctACCTACTAgggcagattgcactccaccgcgccacacttcttgactccctacaagttatttttcttCGTCCTTGTCCCTATAGTACAGTTCTTCCCCTTCTGGGGCTGACAATCACTCCACGGATGACACCCTCTGGTGCCGTGCAGCGCTAGCGGTCCTCCTATGCCAGCCGTACGCGAATTCTCGTCACGctaagtcaagtcaagtcacTGATAACTCACCTCAAAGAACGAAGTGCTCATCGCGTACTTCCCGACATTATCATCGAAGCCCTCACTAAAGGCCAGGTCTATATGTCCTTGCAGGAACTGCCTGAAGCCGGGCCGCTCCGCCGGCGGCTCGGGCTCCGCGCCCGCGCACAGCTCGATGAGTCCTCGCACGAGCGAGCTGACGTCACGCGCGCAGCCCGGGTCGTCCGCGTTTATGTAGACAAACTCTTCGTTTTTGGGGATGGCGAACAGCGATTTGGCACTGGTGGAAAGATATACAGATGAGAAAACAGGCTAATAGGTATACAGATTTAATAGAAAGACAATGAAAGTAAGGcatctgtaaaaaaatatacatcaAAACTTGTTCTTGGTGAATTACAATGAtctataaaaatcttaaaaggcACTTTTgcattttccaaaaatacatacttattttttttttactaaagtaAATTAGAATCAACTTTACAATACTCTTTTGTTAACTATTTATAACTTTAagttaggccagtagaattaaacacaaaaattgattaaatcggaaataattcctacaaaagatttttttgctttaatggcttcattggttgcccattaagactctcctaagttttcgacttcgacggagttgtgcttaagtggtgggggcccccgaaaggggcgttttttcggttttccggttataccgcgtaaaggacttaccctatcgaaaagtggtcttcatgacggttaaagggcacttaatcctgcattgaataagaccaaattcatatgttttggacaaaccgttctcgtgctaaagttcggcaaagtagaaaatatacgtataattaatgaccctctccacgtccaatggcttgttacccacatgcttccaagccttgtaaagggtcgccttaaccagtgtaaccctaacaaggctcacgagtttgattcgcttatccttgttcgtcccagccgttccttaactgcggttgctgcacctcttcctggcactctcctgaacgactctgtgttacctaatgtggctgcccctcttccttgtaccctcctgtacgatttaattgcttagccatatgcctggtccaaggttcgacgccacaaaatcaacttcgtacgagtgaaaatagtttaaatactatttcccgtgcttgcaacatttttctttactgcttcgcctctattagtcgtagagtgattgtatatatcctatagccttcttcaatgtatgagctattcaacacaaaaataatgatttcaatcaaactagtcattcttaagattagcgcgttcaaacaaacaaacaaaaaactcttcagcgttttaatatgaacttgttgttgttgaatttttggcgtcgaaccttagaccaggcatacggctaggcaacgtagtcatgcaggaggatacaaggaagaggggcagccacagtaggtaacacagagtcgttcaggtgagtgccaggaagaggtgcagcaaccgcagttaaggaacgtctgggacgaacaaggataggcgcatcaagctcgtaagccttgatagggttatactggttgaggtggcccttttcaagacttggaagcctgtgggtaacaaaccattggacgtggagagggtcattaattatacgtatattttctactttgccgaactttagcgcgagaatggtttgtccaaaacatatgaatttggtcttattcaatgcaggattaagtgcccttcaaccgtcatgaagaccactttttgatagggtaagtcctttacgcggtataaccggaaaaccgaaaaaatgcctctttcgggggcccctaccacttaagcacaactccgtcgaagtcgaaaacttaggagagtcttaatgggcaaccaaagaagccattaaaacaataaaatcttttgtaggaattatttccgatttaaaagctaattctactggactaagtAAGCACATTCAGAGTTGCTTATAGCCATGtcattattgaaaaaataaattataagcaTTCCTCACAAAAAAATCACTGAGAGATCTTTCTCTCAGTGatatttttgtcaaaaaaattcagTCTTTCACAAAAAACTCaccaaacattagtaataatGCGAGCCTTCCTCAAAATGAAATAAAGCTGATCCTCCACAGCATGCTCAAGCCTCTTCAAGCCGGCCGGCACCCTCCTGAGGGGGGTGGGGGCTCTCCTGAAGTGGAACAGCAGCCGGGGGCAGCAAGTCCGGCCGTGGGTCTCCCAGGCCCCACCCAGACCAAGGTCTGCAAATGCTGCAGTTGTTTTTGGGGCCAACTCTGTCCTGAAATCAATGTTGATAAAATATTAGTCTTATatgtttcaaattaatttatttcattaaaaataaaacatacactAAACATTCAGTTTTGTCTACATTGATTTCAATGTTACAATAATGATAATTAGAAAAGTGAACAAACCCAATAAAAAGTGACCATgattcttatacagggtgttaggtaaatgggtatgagccgacactagcccatgttaacatgggcatataaatggtatggtgaagtcagaaaattgatatcttcaatttaattattttaattttcatacaaatcggattttataaaatttattttgtatgaaaataaaaaaaaaaagataatataCAAAAAAGTCTTGTCTTAATCCAATTGATTAGATGCAGTATTGTTTACCATGTTAAAAATGTATGCACTATAtttgactttgttggtgtacctaataaatagaataaaattgtttaaaccAAGATTTTCTTACCTAAAAGCATCAATAGCCTTAAACAGCTGGATATATCCCAGATCAAAGACATGGGTAGGCGACGAGAGCACCACTATATGGCACAAGTGGAACAATAGCGCGATGGCGCGGCAGGACTCGGCTGCCAGCTCCCCTGAGGCCACCAGCCAGTGGGCGGCGTCGGCGTCCTTGTCAGTGCTTTTGGAGTTCTCATCGAGGGTCGCAGCCAGCTCCGCCAGCCGCTTTGTGTCTAGATACGTGACTGCGTGGAGAATGAGCACGCCACGGCGCTCGTCCCAGTGGCATTCGATGCCATTCTAGTTAAATTAGACATTAGTGTTAAATATTTGGATTATAAGGAGAAAACTAAGATGATTTCAAAGTAATTTAACGAATCAAACCTCATCCGTGGACACGTTCGGTAAAAGTGGGGTTGTTTTGTTGGGATACCGGTACGGTGACTTCCCGATAACACCCACTACAACTATTCGCTCCTTTTTAGAAAACTCCGGGATATCATTGATAGTAAATACTTTCATGATTATTGTATTTGATAATGTGAATATTTttggaaaacatttaatttatttacaaatcaacatactctctaatctgtggcaCACACACATCAGCTGTTTAATGACAACTTTGACAGATTTGTAAGTAAGTTGTAAAGTGTTTACGAAGGTAGCTAGTACATAGCTAGCTAAACCACTTACTATAttaaaatagtaattaaattataaattaattatatgaTAATGAaggttttattattacttatttaacataaaataatttGGTAATTAAGAATTGTCGTTCTATAAACAATAAAGTGGACACTCGTGAATGGAAATTGTTTCCCAACTGTCATGTAATTTCACATTCACTTGTCAAAATATCAGCTGGTTTTGCGTAGCGTAAACTTGCTAACCTTTCGAAATCAAGGTTTGCCGCTTGCTTAGAGATTGGAGAAAATGAAATAGGTAGTTATCAAGCGCAAATTCGCAGTATCGCACGTGGCTACGACGCCAACGCCGCAATAAATCCGCCCGATAAGTTATCAGTGCAAAGTTTGTGCCTGTGGTGTGCAGCAGTGTAAAATAACTTTCTGTCGCAATGTCTTCAGCTGTTGAAGATATTTGCGAACTATTAGATAGTTATAATGGTAGAGATAAGGTAAGTATGCGGAAGCCATACGGCcttgtaatattgtaaaattttacAACTGGTCTGTCCTGTCCCATAGGCATAACTGGTAGATCATTATGTTTGAAAGTTCCGTAAACTTGCAaaggtatttaattaaaatcttacaAATTTATCAGCTTTAATTGTGTGAATATTATGCATTATTGGTAAAGAGCtaatgattttttaaaatattttcaaacaatTTAAATCCACTGAGCAATTCACACCTTTTGTTAAgtgtattattatatttaacagGTCGTGCGACTAGCGTGCTATGCCTTCAAGCTGTATGGCTGCATTCACAATGACAAGGCTTGGCAGACGGCGGGCTCCCGCCTCTCCGGCGCCCGGCTCATACTGCGGCTCTTTGACGACATCCCTATGATCAGGCACACATACTCATACGGATTAGGACGACATGTACGTaactttgttaaattaaaaaattcatCTTATTAAGAGatcatcatttaaaaaaaaagttatcaaAACTTTTTTTAGGTAGGCTGTcttaacattttaattacttCTACTTCTCAACAGCTCATGAAACTATTCATTTTCATTGTAAAATAGCACTTGTTGCAACTACATTAAGATGTTACAATGTTTAACTTGATTTGTAGTTGTCTTTACTTAGATTTATTCTTCACTTGACATAATTCAATGTCTGTTGGTTATTATAGGAGTCTTCAACAACAGCAGCAATCCTTGGAGTCCTTGCCAACACAGTGGACCAGGCGTTTCTGCCGGTGGAGAAAGCCTGCTGGCTCCACGAAGTCGGCATCCTCAAGCTTCAGCCCAACACCGCTTATGTGCTTGAGACCGTCAGCACAGCGCTCTGGGCAGCCAGCCTTTACATATCACTGATACAGTAAGTGATAAGAATATTCTTATTAATGTTCATTTAAAACATATGttttgttataataaatattttactgaaaaGAAACCACAAAAAAACATTACAACTAGGATATTAGTCACTGCATAAAACAAGATTttgcttaaattaaaaaaatgtcagGCCCCAATGCCCCATgaatttattaatgttatttctTCCAATACATAACATACCATATTTTGTCAAGATAAATCCTCATATTAACAACATAAATCAAAAGATATCTCTAACATGACAacactaaatattttattatgattaagTGTATGCAATTTGCTTCTATTGACTACAAACTGACAGTAACAAATTGCACAGGACTGGGCGGTCGATAAGACAGCTGTGGTGGAGCCGCGACTGCCTGCAGAACTCCTCAGAAGATGGCGGAGCTGATGCGAGAAGGAACCTGGACGTCAGACTGGTCTTACAGGCCATTACAGCTGGGAAACTTTGTCTCGACATCACACATGCCGTCAGCTGCCTCCCTGAAGGCTGGTTATGGGGAGAAAAGATCGGTGCCACAAAGGTCGCCGCGATAGCCACGACATCCTCTGTGATCGGTATTGCCATGTACTTTGCCAGAAAACGACTTTTAAAGTAACATTTTGCTCTCTAGCGGCAAACTTGATTCATTAATTCGAAGCCAAAAGTTGGAAATGATGGATAGAAAAACATGAAATACTGAAAATTACTTTGTGAATACGATGTGGTTGTGTTTTGGTACAACACTTGAAGAGGTGTATAgatgattaattaaaaatagtcTTCCAAGATAATTACAAACCAATTTGTAAATAGACCAAGTTTTACCGACAAATGTTTgcattttatgtaatatgttgACTTAGAACTAGTCATCTCAATGAATgtgttgaaattattttttattttcaaatattatgtttaatgtaaatcaaaataaatatttttttatacaaaaattgATATTGGTTACAATCTGAAATGTATTTCATCTATATAATTCCAAATTAGTTAAATACtaattaagtatgtatttgTTTTTCTTACGTAAATGTGCTCGGTTCATAAGGTTAGACAAGTCAATTATCTTACTGGTAATATTAGTTACCTGTACGATTCGCAATAATTTTTAAACTGGTTTccatttaaaatctaattagaAAATGTTTGCTGTTTAAAATATTTCGCAATACAAGtgatttaaaattacttaactacttacgtaattaattaaatatgtaattacACTCTATTATTAGTGACAAAgtacctgctgctgtatttATATCTGAAGCTATTTGTTAAATAtatgtaaatattgttttatatcTACCTATGTGTTTGTTTCTAACATTGTCCTACCTGTTCGGAAACTACTGCTTAAGAAACTACATACCTCAACTTCAAGCTTCTACAAATATCGCGTACGTAATCAAGAAATTGTACGTCACAACTTTTTATAACGCCTTTTGTTACACCCCTGATAATCGCATACGTTAAATTCTATAATGATAGATATCCTTTTAGacttaatatacataatgtctTTCGGTTAGTCTAGAATTCTAGATCTTTAGTGTTAGCAACATAAGTCGCACAGGCAGCGTGACGTCACGACGACACGACACGTGCAGATACGGAGGGCAGggcccagtgttgccagtcgggtctagtcagaaattaccagaaatataaaaaaaagtaacctttttgaatcaaaagtaaccttcatacgggggggggggggggggggtgcggagcgatgattgtgtaaggttgttcatggatggaaaatgaatacaattgatcatctaaattcgaaaagtgaccagtcgtataaaaacgtttcatggatttgcgttttattcgctaaaactcattttttttaacaaatagtaaatcaaattcaagtttaaatgcactttatgacataatttttaaattgtcactattaatattttttactgaataacctgtaaagttaattctacaatttctgaaaaatcacctaaaagtaaccttttcattagtgtaacctaaaagtaaccacagcagttcaaaagtaacctaaaaggttacaaaagtaaccttctggcaacactggcagggCCACAAAATAGATCTTTTGTCGCAGGGCGCTGGGTTCGCACGCGAGTTCCTCCTCTACGAGTGAATGAATGccaattcattaattattatatttcttaATTACCATTATAATTGTAATTTAAGTATCAAGCAGTTTTATTGATAACACATATTGACGAAACTATTAAAAAATCGTGTCTCATAAGTCATAAATATTTCTTTGTTATTACAGAAGCTCTATAAAAAGAGCTGTTTAATTTGTACCTTAGCACATTGGAAGGCCTTTGTATTGTCACGGAGGAAAAATCTTGAAAAGAAACATTGTCCATCATTTAGACACCTATCGGAGAGTACAAAACGATTGTtattgcaaatattttaaaacaaaaatcatcTGGTAGTGTAAAAAATTCGTAATCTATATGATAATGATAAAAGGTGTTTTTATCTTTGTGATATAACACTGGTAGACATTCACGGTTATACTGTGAGTAGTATTTATTAGGATAGATAGTGTGGCGGAGGTAAATAAACCTTTGCTAATTAAATAAACGCGATGGAGTTAGTGAATGAACTTTGTGACTTGCTGCAGACTCACACCAACCGTGATAAGGTATGTTGCTGGTTTCAGTTTtgtgaattatttatttgcgaCACCATATTTGGTAGGTTTAACCCTTTATTTAACTTTAGAGAATAGCCAACAGGCTGTGTAAACAAGTTAAATCAAGGTGTAAACTGAACGTTTCAAGTCTAATTATAACCGTTTGTATTATAAAAGATCATGAAGGTCGACTGAGAGAGAAAACTATCAATGATGCGGAAGTGGAAACCAATCGGTTAGGAAAGAAAAAACCTGTTGATGACATCATGTGATAATTGTGCACTATAAAACCCATTTTGCCTGCGATATTTCGGAACCACATAAGCTCGACGCCCGCGTGCATCAAGCTGATGTACGGGCTTGGGAAACCTTCCGCGCCCTTATGTTACAAAGCAAGAGAAATTATTCGGCGTGCCTCTTTTAATCCGATCATCAAATTTTTCTCATATAAATAACCTTTTACTTATTTTGCAAGTATAAGCTTTTAGAACCGCTTTTATTCGCGTCCGTGTCGTGACTACTTTTACCTTTTGGCCGGATCGTTCAGACCTACAATAATGACTTTACTCAAACaagaaaagtcatgtttttctAAAGATTGTAACGACTCCTCCAGGTAGTGAATCTAGCGAGCTACGCGCTAAAGCTATGGGGTTCCACAGCGGACAGCAAGGCACTCATGACGGCGAGCGGTCGCCTGGCGGCCGCGCGCGCCACTCTTCGCATGTTCGACGACGCTGCTGCCTTGAAAGCCGCGCTGGCTTACGGGCTTGGACAGAATGTAAgttatttctattgtttttagAAGATATCTAACGTATATCGTTAGAGTCACGTGCTAACGCTATAGACAGCACTGATTGATGGCAAACGGCGACTTTAGAGATAAcgttaaaatacttatttttaaataagatactatgtatgaatatttatttacatttactatTTAGGTAACTACGATTCTTGTTAAAGAACGGATAGAACCAGTCGTTAGTGTAAATTAAATTCTTTGGCAAAACCTTGTCCAGGAGTGGACGACTTGGTCGAAAGACTTTTTTACCaattaggggaaagtagtacgagttgatcccctggggtaagatgatcctttgcgattgtgctgaaaccactaacgtcatttagtttctttcactggtaaaacatagctctggacacctccccgcctcagtcaaatcgtaatggtggcgtgagcgatacatcgaatttgacgagaaaaaagaaaaattgtgtacttctgatctaaaataggcatgactttgagtttatgttacttttattcaaacaatgttaaatgtaacTACTGTTGTCTttaggctttctattatgtttaattttaatattttggccataaaaacatggccgcgtacttgtagattattgtagcaaatatttaacaaaaagtgggacttgggtcaagatgatcccttcctacatgtacgagatgatccctgggaattaaaacaaaaaagtcaatggagtaggtaaagggaagtgaaataaaagaaagagaacttcatataactcacctgagtctgaagaagatgatactgagtggctgtactgaacagagaagttttcaagcgataccaagagtgaaggatggataaaatgttatgcatgtggaaaatggagccataaagcatgtgctggggtagagggtgatgaagcaggtgaatttatttgtgatatatgcaacacagctccagccaaaaagcgtttaaattatttaaacgctttttagcaggtacCAAGAAAGAATAggttattttcgttatttaattcgtaaatgtttttcttttctaactttttaacgatttattctgataattaggtactccgaaaggaatacaaccagaaaagaatagatcatagaatagaatcatagggatcatcttacccctacctggggatcatcttacccacaggggtgtacaagatgatcactttgtaaggttttgcaaaaaatgaaatattttaatgaaacctcaattaatttctggttttgagtataaggaaagttggatagataaatatactagtagtaatcgtctttatttttggtttaccttgaaaaatatgtattttacagcgattcccgcttaaggggatcatctcgtactactttcccctaacATTGCCTGGATATCTGGCTCGTGCTCATAGCATTTTACATTTCCTGTCCGCGGAATTCAGATCCTCAACCACAGCTGGCGCTGTAAACCAATCGTACAGTGTAGTCTCAATGCTTGAGTTAGAATCGAGCTTCGTCTTCATAGCATCGTCCTATCTCCTAACCTTAACAATGATTTAATTCAATATCATTGATCCAGGACGGTCCCTTCTGGGGTTCCTTAGGCGTGCTGGGCAGCACGTTCACGCTGGCATATCTCCAAGCGGAGAAGGCGCAGTTCCTGATCGATACCGGAGTGCTGGTCGTCTCCAAGGACACGGAGTTCCAGATACGCACCGCCCACAAGCTTTTCTGGTCGCTGTACGCATTCGTCGGGTTTGTCAGGTAAATCGaaaaaagaagcagcgcaagaaaatAGTGACTgggtttcttgcgctgcttctacttggcccatttattgtcctgaagcagtgggagggttaatactgggacgtgtaaaagtgcttttaaaagcctacttgcataaataaatgagttttataagttATTGTACTAAGTACATAATCGACATAAAATACGAAAATACGTTttacgaataataataataataaatacactttattgcacaccaaacaaataacataacagaagaaaaggaacacacaaggtacaatgaggatcatttcgatttttagctgtgaatgcagatttatagggctaagaaatccttaatacacagtccaaaaatttttgttctacgacaaaaattgacgaagttgtggccaaattactaaaaaagttcactgaccgcccggcgcggggacgatgacgtcactatatccgaacgctgccggcgtactgcgtggatagaaaatatttttttctagccaaactatcagttttagagaaaaacttgtaatgacatttattcatcagaataaagtaagctatcgataggtaaattttaaaaatagaaattgtgaaaaataacgcaaaaaatctattcgctcatacgattcaatggaacgcagagacgcgattggg harbors:
- the LOC135077004 gene encoding peroxisomal membrane protein 11C-like — protein: MSSAVEDICELLDSYNGRDKVVRLACYAFKLYGCIHNDKAWQTAGSRLSGARLILRLFDDIPMIRHTYSYGLGRHESSTTAAILGVLANTVDQAFLPVEKACWLHEVGILKLQPNTAYVLETVSTALWAASLYISLIQTGRSIRQLWWSRDCLQNSSEDGGADARRNLDVRLVLQAITAGKLCLDITHAVSCLPEGWLWGEKIGATKVAAIATTSSVIGIAMYFARKRLLK
- the LOC135077005 gene encoding peroxisomal membrane protein 11C-like is translated as MELVNELCDLLQTHTNRDKVVNLASYALKLWGSTADSKALMTASGRLAAARATLRMFDDAAALKAALAYGLGQNDGPFWGSLGVLGSTFTLAYLQAEKAQFLIDTGVLVVSKDTEFQIRTAHKLFWSLYAFVGFVRSLRSLHATALALKSPQRTKCAPARYRQAALTTTKLLLDTVHAVSWLPPGWLWGSRLSVPQASGIATTAAVLGLVIHFNGKRLLSSR